The following proteins come from a genomic window of Corallococcus sp. NCRR:
- a CDS encoding M16 family metallopeptidase, translated as MKALAAAALFVGLPALAQTPEAKPLEPGRENLAIPYEKYTLPNGMEVILSVDRKLPVVAVNVWYHVGAYDETPGRTGFAHLFEHMMFQGSKHVPDDVHIGLLEQAGATDLNGTTSFDRTNYYETVPSNLLETALWLESDRMGFLLDSLTQKKLDTQKEVVKNERRQSVETAPYGEAQEKAWQTLFPAPHPYSGNVIGSMKDLDAATVDDVKGFFRKWYAPSNATLAIVGDFDPAKAKALVEKYFATLPSGPKPQRPDVKPVKVTRETVIRHDEKVATLPLLTMSWLTAPYLKPGDATADVLATALGTGRASRLYRRLVLDKQLAQSVDAVQQSQGAQSVFSIEAVARPGVTTDTLKKEIDAVLDEVRKDGVTQEEIVRARTRYDTRQLAGLQAVGGSGSKSDTLQSYNQFVGEPSYVAQDLARYQDVTPDAVKQFANDVLRLDARVVLHAVPSAGKAAPSSAPGKEAR; from the coding sequence TCAGACCCCCGAGGCGAAGCCGCTGGAGCCCGGCCGCGAAAACCTGGCCATCCCGTATGAGAAGTACACGCTGCCCAACGGCATGGAGGTCATCCTCTCCGTGGACCGCAAGCTGCCCGTGGTGGCCGTCAACGTCTGGTACCACGTGGGCGCCTACGACGAGACGCCGGGCCGCACCGGGTTCGCGCACCTCTTCGAGCACATGATGTTCCAGGGCTCCAAGCACGTGCCGGATGACGTGCACATCGGCCTCTTGGAGCAGGCGGGCGCCACGGACCTGAACGGCACCACCAGCTTCGACCGCACCAACTACTACGAGACCGTGCCCAGCAACCTGCTGGAGACGGCGCTGTGGTTGGAGAGCGACCGCATGGGCTTCCTGCTGGACTCGCTCACGCAGAAGAAGCTCGATACGCAGAAGGAGGTCGTGAAGAACGAGCGCCGCCAGAGCGTGGAGACGGCCCCCTACGGCGAGGCGCAGGAGAAGGCGTGGCAGACGCTGTTCCCCGCGCCGCACCCGTACTCCGGCAACGTGATTGGCTCCATGAAGGACCTGGACGCGGCCACCGTGGACGACGTGAAGGGGTTCTTCCGCAAGTGGTACGCGCCCTCCAACGCGACGCTCGCCATCGTGGGCGACTTCGACCCCGCGAAGGCCAAGGCGCTGGTGGAGAAGTACTTCGCCACGCTGCCCTCCGGGCCCAAGCCCCAGCGTCCGGACGTGAAGCCGGTGAAGGTCACGCGCGAGACGGTCATCCGCCACGACGAGAAGGTGGCCACGCTGCCCCTGCTCACCATGTCCTGGCTCACCGCCCCGTACCTGAAGCCCGGGGACGCGACGGCGGACGTGCTCGCCACCGCGCTGGGCACGGGCCGCGCGAGCCGCCTGTACCGTCGGCTGGTGCTGGACAAGCAGTTGGCCCAGAGCGTGGACGCCGTGCAGCAGAGCCAGGGCGCGCAGTCCGTCTTCTCCATCGAGGCGGTGGCCCGGCCCGGCGTCACCACGGACACGCTGAAGAAGGAGATCGACGCGGTGCTGGACGAGGTCCGCAAGGACGGCGTCACGCAGGAGGAGATCGTCCGCGCGCGCACCCGCTATGACACGCGCCAGCTGGCGGGTCTGCAGGCGGTGGGCGGCTCCGGCAGCAAGTCCGACACGCTCCAGAGCTACAACCAGTTCGTGGGCGAGCCCAGCTACGTCGCGCAGGACCTGGCGCGCTACCAGGACGTGACCCCCGACGCGGTGAAGCAGTTCGCCAACGACGTGCTGCGCCTGGACGCGCGCGTCGTGCTCCACGCGGTGCCGTCCGCCGGCAAGGCCGCGCCGTCTTCCGCCCCGGGCAAGGAGGCCCGCTAG